One genomic segment of Streptomyces liangshanensis includes these proteins:
- a CDS encoding MIP/aquaporin family protein, producing MSNFDIFIGETTGTAILILLGGGVVAAVVLKRSKARDAGWLAISFGWGFAVLTGAYLSAGISGAQLNPAVTLGLAIEGGTKWSDVPLYIGSQMLGAIIGAFLVWVTYMGQFAAHLTDPEILAAQPGTEGLVDQKAAPQAGPVLGIFSTGPEIRNVLQNVLTEIIATFVLVIAILTQGLNNSGNGLGTIGVLITALVVVGIGLSLGGPTGYAINPARDLGPRIVHALLPLPNKGGSDWSYAWIPVVAPLIGGAAAGGFYNWVLA from the coding sequence GTGTCCAACTTTGACATCTTCATAGGCGAGACCACAGGTACCGCCATCCTGATCCTGCTCGGCGGCGGCGTTGTCGCCGCCGTGGTGCTCAAGCGCTCGAAGGCCCGCGACGCGGGCTGGCTGGCCATCAGCTTCGGCTGGGGCTTCGCCGTACTGACCGGCGCTTACCTGTCGGCGGGGATCTCCGGCGCACAGCTCAATCCGGCGGTCACCCTCGGCCTGGCGATCGAGGGCGGTACCAAGTGGAGCGACGTACCGCTCTACATCGGCTCCCAGATGCTGGGGGCCATCATCGGCGCGTTCCTGGTCTGGGTCACCTACATGGGTCAGTTCGCGGCCCACCTCACCGACCCGGAGATCCTCGCGGCCCAGCCCGGTACGGAGGGGCTGGTCGACCAGAAGGCGGCCCCCCAGGCCGGTCCGGTCCTCGGGATCTTCTCCACGGGACCGGAGATCCGGAACGTCCTCCAGAACGTGCTGACCGAGATCATCGCCACGTTCGTCCTGGTCATCGCGATCCTCACCCAGGGGCTCAACAACTCGGGCAACGGCCTCGGCACGATCGGCGTGCTGATCACCGCGCTGGTCGTGGTGGGTATCGGCCTGTCTCTGGGCGGCCCCACGGGGTACGCGATCAATCCGGCCCGTGACCTGGGGCCCCGTATCGTGCACGCGCTCCTGCCGCTGCCCAACAAGGGCGGCTCCGACTGGAGCTACGCCTGGATACCGGTGGTGGCACCGCTGATCGGCGGCGCCGCGGCCGGCGGTTTCTACAACTGGGTCCTCGCCTGA